In Monodelphis domestica isolate mMonDom1 chromosome 3, mMonDom1.pri, whole genome shotgun sequence, the following proteins share a genomic window:
- the LOC100618066 gene encoding zinc finger protein 260-like isoform X2: MEEPHQMNSLGLHCCFYREPGVPGMAFERDRLPAQEVVTFKDVAVNFTREEWRLLTPPQKRLFKEVMLENAQNLLSVGLPGPPEEVISYLEQREAPWMLEQEDPRSPEGEIRLELKANPKEVSLPVEEMGLQIFIRDGPDNFVFRKFCVAPQNSSHIKYQRMHTEEKSKENNQYGKTSMHRDSHATHQRIHSGMRPYECKECKKTFRRSSSLTIHQRIHTGEKPYECKLCGKTFSWISSLSVHQSIHNDKKPHECKQCGKTFKESAKLAVHQRVHTGEKPYECKQCGKTFKEKYKLVVHERVHTGDKPYECQQCGKTFTDNSYLAVHQRIHTGDKPYKCKQCGKTFRQSSCLVGHQRIHTGEKPYECNQCGKTFSQSSHLVRHQRVHTGEKPFECNQCGKKFSRRSLLDVHQRIHTGEKPYECNQCGKTFKEKSVLAVHQRVHTGEKPYECKECGKIFSRSSNLTVHQRIHTGEEPYECKDCGKTFKERSKLALHQRVHTGEKSYECKQCGKTFSQRSQLAVHQRIHTGDKLYECKDCGKTFKEKSKFAVHQRVHAGDKPYECNQCGKIFKEKSNLAGHQRIHTGYKLHKCKECGKAFSRSSNLTAHQRIHTGEKPYECNQCGQTFRLSSSLAVHQSIHNDKKPHECKQCGKTFKESAKLAVHQRAHTGEKPYECK, encoded by the exons GAGGTggtgacattcaaggatgtggctgtgaaCTTCACCAGggaggagtggcgcctcttgACCCCTCCCCAGAAGAGGCTATtcaaggaggtgatgctggagaatgcccagaacctgctctctgtgg GGCTTCCAGGTCCCCCAGAAGAAGTGATTTCTTATTTGGAGCAGAGGGAAGCCCCATGGATGCTGGAGCAAGAAGACCCAAGGAGCCCAG aaggAGAGATCAGACTTGAATTGAAGGCGAATCCAAAAGAAGTGAGCCTTCCTGTGGAAGAAATGGGCCTGCAGATATTCATTCGTGATGGTCCTGATAACTTTGTTTTCAGAAAATTCTGTGTTGCACCTCAAAATTCATCTCATATTAAATATCAAAGAATGCACACTGAGGAAAAATCTAAGGAAAATAATCaatatggaaagacttctatgCACAGGGATAGTCAtgctacacatcagagaatccattcTGGTATgagaccttatgaatgcaaggaaTGTAAAAAGACATTCCGTCGGAGCTCCTCTCTTactatacatcagagaattcacactggggagaaaccttatgaatgcaagctatgtggaaagacattcagctGGATCTCCAGTCTTTCTGTACATCAGAGTATCCACAATGACAAGAAACctcatgaatgcaagcaatgtggaaagactttcaaagAAAGTGCCaaacttgctgtacatcagagagttcacactggggagaaaccatatgaatgcaagcagtgtggaaagacattcaaagAAAAGTACAAACTTGTTGTACATgagagagtccacactggggataaaccttatgaatgccagcagtgtggaaagacatttacaGATAACTCctatcttgctgtacatcagagaatccacactggggacaaaccttataaatgcaaacaatgtggaaagacattccgtCAGAGCTCCTGTCTTGttggacatcagagaatccacactggggagaaaccttatgaatgtaatcaatgtggaaagacattcagtcagagctcccaTCTTGTTAGACATCAGAGAgtacacactggggagaaaccttttgaatgcaaTCAGTGTGGGAAAAAATTCAGTCGGAGGTCCCTTCTGGAtgttcatcagagaatccacactggggagaaaccttatgagtgcaatcagtgtggaaagacattcaaagAAAAGTCTGtacttgctgtacatcagagagtccacactggggagaaaccttatgaatgcaaggagTGTGGAAAGATATTTAGTCGGAGCTCCaatcttactgtacatcagagaatccacactggagaggaACCATATGAATGCAAGGATTGTggaaaaacattcaaagaaaggtcCAAACTTGCTctacatcagagagtccacactggggagaaaagttatgaatgcaagcagtgtggaaagacattcagtcagaggtcccaacttgctgtacatcagagaatccacactggggacaaactttatgaatgtaaggattgtggaaaaacattcaaagaaaagtcCAAATTTGCTGTACATCAGCGAGTCCACGCTGGGGacaaaccttatgaatgcaatcagtgTGGAAAAATATTCAAGGAAAAGTCCAATCTTGctggacatcagagaatccatactgggtaCAAACTTCATAAATGTAAGGAGTGTGGAAAGGCATTTAGTCGGAGCTCCAATCttactgcacatcagagaatccacactggggagaaaccttatgaatgcaatcagtgTGGACAGACTTTCAGACtgagctccagtcttgctgtacatcagagtaTCCACAATGACAAGAAACctcatgaatgcaagcaatgtggaaagactttcaaagAAAGTGCCaaacttgctgtacatcagagagcccacactggggagaaaccttatgaatgcaagtaA
- the LOC100618066 gene encoding zinc finger protein 260-like isoform X1 has product MEEPHQMNSLGLHCCFYREPGVPGMAFERDRLPAQILGSSGTPFHGTSSAPLPHPDLEVVTFKDVAVNFTREEWRLLTPPQKRLFKEVMLENAQNLLSVGLPGPPEEVISYLEQREAPWMLEQEDPRSPEGEIRLELKANPKEVSLPVEEMGLQIFIRDGPDNFVFRKFCVAPQNSSHIKYQRMHTEEKSKENNQYGKTSMHRDSHATHQRIHSGMRPYECKECKKTFRRSSSLTIHQRIHTGEKPYECKLCGKTFSWISSLSVHQSIHNDKKPHECKQCGKTFKESAKLAVHQRVHTGEKPYECKQCGKTFKEKYKLVVHERVHTGDKPYECQQCGKTFTDNSYLAVHQRIHTGDKPYKCKQCGKTFRQSSCLVGHQRIHTGEKPYECNQCGKTFSQSSHLVRHQRVHTGEKPFECNQCGKKFSRRSLLDVHQRIHTGEKPYECNQCGKTFKEKSVLAVHQRVHTGEKPYECKECGKIFSRSSNLTVHQRIHTGEEPYECKDCGKTFKERSKLALHQRVHTGEKSYECKQCGKTFSQRSQLAVHQRIHTGDKLYECKDCGKTFKEKSKFAVHQRVHAGDKPYECNQCGKIFKEKSNLAGHQRIHTGYKLHKCKECGKAFSRSSNLTAHQRIHTGEKPYECNQCGQTFRLSSSLAVHQSIHNDKKPHECKQCGKTFKESAKLAVHQRAHTGEKPYECK; this is encoded by the exons GAGGTggtgacattcaaggatgtggctgtgaaCTTCACCAGggaggagtggcgcctcttgACCCCTCCCCAGAAGAGGCTATtcaaggaggtgatgctggagaatgcccagaacctgctctctgtgg GGCTTCCAGGTCCCCCAGAAGAAGTGATTTCTTATTTGGAGCAGAGGGAAGCCCCATGGATGCTGGAGCAAGAAGACCCAAGGAGCCCAG aaggAGAGATCAGACTTGAATTGAAGGCGAATCCAAAAGAAGTGAGCCTTCCTGTGGAAGAAATGGGCCTGCAGATATTCATTCGTGATGGTCCTGATAACTTTGTTTTCAGAAAATTCTGTGTTGCACCTCAAAATTCATCTCATATTAAATATCAAAGAATGCACACTGAGGAAAAATCTAAGGAAAATAATCaatatggaaagacttctatgCACAGGGATAGTCAtgctacacatcagagaatccattcTGGTATgagaccttatgaatgcaaggaaTGTAAAAAGACATTCCGTCGGAGCTCCTCTCTTactatacatcagagaattcacactggggagaaaccttatgaatgcaagctatgtggaaagacattcagctGGATCTCCAGTCTTTCTGTACATCAGAGTATCCACAATGACAAGAAACctcatgaatgcaagcaatgtggaaagactttcaaagAAAGTGCCaaacttgctgtacatcagagagttcacactggggagaaaccatatgaatgcaagcagtgtggaaagacattcaaagAAAAGTACAAACTTGTTGTACATgagagagtccacactggggataaaccttatgaatgccagcagtgtggaaagacatttacaGATAACTCctatcttgctgtacatcagagaatccacactggggacaaaccttataaatgcaaacaatgtggaaagacattccgtCAGAGCTCCTGTCTTGttggacatcagagaatccacactggggagaaaccttatgaatgtaatcaatgtggaaagacattcagtcagagctcccaTCTTGTTAGACATCAGAGAgtacacactggggagaaaccttttgaatgcaaTCAGTGTGGGAAAAAATTCAGTCGGAGGTCCCTTCTGGAtgttcatcagagaatccacactggggagaaaccttatgagtgcaatcagtgtggaaagacattcaaagAAAAGTCTGtacttgctgtacatcagagagtccacactggggagaaaccttatgaatgcaaggagTGTGGAAAGATATTTAGTCGGAGCTCCaatcttactgtacatcagagaatccacactggagaggaACCATATGAATGCAAGGATTGTggaaaaacattcaaagaaaggtcCAAACTTGCTctacatcagagagtccacactggggagaaaagttatgaatgcaagcagtgtggaaagacattcagtcagaggtcccaacttgctgtacatcagagaatccacactggggacaaactttatgaatgtaaggattgtggaaaaacattcaaagaaaagtcCAAATTTGCTGTACATCAGCGAGTCCACGCTGGGGacaaaccttatgaatgcaatcagtgTGGAAAAATATTCAAGGAAAAGTCCAATCTTGctggacatcagagaatccatactgggtaCAAACTTCATAAATGTAAGGAGTGTGGAAAGGCATTTAGTCGGAGCTCCAATCttactgcacatcagagaatccacactggggagaaaccttatgaatgcaatcagtgTGGACAGACTTTCAGACtgagctccagtcttgctgtacatcagagtaTCCACAATGACAAGAAACctcatgaatgcaagcaatgtggaaagactttcaaagAAAGTGCCaaacttgctgtacatcagagagcccacactggggagaaaccttatgaatgcaagtaA